From one Haloferax marinisediminis genomic stretch:
- a CDS encoding ABC transporter ATP-binding protein, with translation MTDPLLSVRDLHVQFNTDDGVVRAVDGVSFDVARGETVCVVGESGSGKTVACESVTRLIPMPPGEIARGQVLFDGEDLTAVSEKRLQSIRGGRIAHVFQNPQSALNPVYPVGAQIVEAIRLHRDVSKQAARDRAIDLLDRVGIPEATARIDDYPHEFSGGMKQRVVIAMALAADPDLLVADEPTTALDVTIQAQILRLLRDLQAEFDMSIVFVTHDLGVVAEIADRVVVMYAGKVMETGSVHDVFDRPSHPYTKALLDCLPGQGQSMRPIGGTLPDLKQPPAGCRFHPRCPHATADCRAGDHPELLTVDEGHEVACVYYGPGYDSAVIRGDAVSESRATDGGAVVADTDSEDESSGGDSR, from the coding sequence ATGACTGACCCGCTTCTCTCTGTCCGTGACCTGCACGTCCAGTTCAACACCGACGACGGTGTCGTTCGCGCCGTCGATGGCGTCTCGTTCGACGTCGCCCGCGGTGAGACGGTCTGTGTCGTCGGCGAGTCCGGGTCTGGAAAGACCGTCGCCTGTGAGTCCGTCACGAGACTCATCCCGATGCCGCCGGGAGAGATTGCACGCGGGCAGGTTCTGTTCGACGGCGAAGACCTCACAGCGGTCTCCGAAAAGCGCCTCCAGTCTATCCGCGGCGGACGAATCGCCCACGTCTTCCAGAACCCACAGAGCGCGCTCAATCCAGTGTATCCCGTCGGTGCGCAAATCGTCGAAGCGATTCGCCTCCACCGAGACGTCTCGAAACAGGCCGCCCGTGACCGCGCAATCGACCTCCTCGACCGCGTCGGAATTCCGGAGGCCACTGCTCGTATCGACGACTACCCACACGAGTTCTCCGGCGGGATGAAACAGCGCGTGGTCATCGCGATGGCGTTGGCGGCAGACCCAGACCTCCTCGTCGCCGACGAACCGACGACAGCGCTCGACGTGACCATTCAAGCGCAGATTCTCAGACTCCTCCGCGACCTGCAAGCAGAGTTCGACATGAGCATCGTCTTCGTCACACACGACCTCGGCGTCGTCGCCGAAATCGCCGACCGCGTCGTAGTCATGTACGCAGGAAAGGTGATGGAGACAGGGTCGGTCCACGACGTGTTCGACCGACCGTCGCATCCGTACACCAAGGCGCTTCTCGACTGCCTCCCCGGTCAAGGGCAGTCGATGCGGCCGATTGGCGGCACGCTTCCCGACCTGAAACAACCGCCAGCAGGGTGTCGGTTCCACCCGCGATGTCCACACGCGACGGCTGATTGCCGAGCGGGCGACCATCCTGAACTGCTCACCGTCGATGAAGGCCACGAGGTCGCGTGTGTGTACTACGGTCCCGGGTACGACTCCGCGGTCATTCGAGGTGACGCGGTCTCGGAGTCACGAGCGACAGACGGCGGTGCTGTCGTGGCCGACACCGATTCCGAAGACGAATCCTCAGGAGGTGACTCCCGATGA
- a CDS encoding ABC transporter permease: MAADTQPESGATERFEDVEWDELGGLGLPRRTQLLVVATVAYVGAVAFDVFVTDDVVLSGTNWLFLLTLLVGAFFVAWPLVENRRLTAYYWRRFKKNRAAVVSAAYLVVVFVVGTVGPLLLAKPELNVLAAYQPPVYLSVDSTVPTTCVGQTVDGLCQGTWQYPLGTTSDGKGIAKLVVFGMRVSMQVGLVTMLIVVSIGTAVGTSAAYFSGLVDEVLMRYVDIQQTFPTFFLFLIVTYLFKPSLFLLITIFGFLGWGGIARLVRSEALQRREESYIQAAENAGASDGWIIRRHLIPNVSSTVITAATLLIPSFILFEATFAFLGLTDPATPSWGQVIASGRGDLDGAWWIATIPGVFLFFTVLAFNFVGDALRDALDPRSEGEA; this comes from the coding sequence ATGGCGGCCGATACGCAACCCGAGTCGGGCGCCACCGAGCGATTCGAAGACGTCGAGTGGGACGAACTCGGCGGACTCGGCCTCCCACGGCGGACACAACTCCTCGTTGTGGCCACAGTCGCCTACGTCGGCGCAGTCGCTTTCGACGTGTTCGTGACGGACGACGTCGTCCTCTCTGGGACGAACTGGCTGTTCCTCCTCACGCTGCTCGTGGGCGCGTTCTTCGTCGCGTGGCCGCTGGTCGAAAACCGACGGTTGACGGCGTACTACTGGCGACGGTTCAAGAAGAACCGCGCCGCAGTCGTGAGTGCTGCCTATCTCGTCGTGGTGTTCGTCGTCGGGACGGTCGGTCCGTTGCTGCTGGCGAAACCCGAGTTGAACGTTCTCGCAGCGTATCAACCACCGGTGTATCTCAGCGTCGACTCCACCGTCCCCACGACCTGTGTCGGACAGACCGTCGATGGCCTATGTCAGGGAACGTGGCAGTACCCACTCGGGACGACGAGCGATGGGAAAGGCATCGCCAAACTGGTCGTCTTCGGGATGCGCGTGAGCATGCAGGTCGGGTTGGTGACGATGCTCATCGTCGTCAGTATCGGGACGGCGGTCGGGACGTCGGCGGCGTACTTCTCCGGCCTCGTGGACGAGGTGTTGATGCGCTACGTCGACATCCAGCAGACGTTCCCGACGTTCTTCTTGTTCCTCATCGTGACCTACCTGTTCAAGCCGAGTCTGTTCTTGCTCATCACGATATTCGGGTTCCTCGGCTGGGGCGGCATCGCCCGACTGGTCCGCTCCGAAGCGCTCCAGCGGCGAGAGGAGTCGTACATCCAAGCCGCTGAGAACGCCGGTGCCTCGGACGGGTGGATAATCCGCCGACACCTGATACCGAACGTGTCGAGCACAGTCATCACGGCTGCGACGCTCCTCATCCCCTCGTTCATCCTGTTCGAAGCCACGTTCGCGTTCCTCGGGTTGACCGACCCGGCGACACCCTCGTGGGGACAGGTCATCGCCTCCGGTCGTGGAGACCTCGACGGCGCGTGGTGGATTGCGACCATCCCCGGTGTGTTCCTGTTCTTCACCGTCTTGGCCTTCAACTTCGTCGGCGACGCGTTACGCGATGCGCTCGACCCGCGCTCGGAGGGTGAGGCATGA
- a CDS encoding ABC transporter permease, with protein sequence MSMHWYVARRVAWAVVATYLILTITFGLLAVAPGDGQTAFAFEAASEGGDVDEARETFDEITGRDEPLLTRYTNYMVNMATFNWGWSFTRNQTVMDALASAYPYSLMYAVPATLISIVFGYGIGLYSATHQYTLTDYLGTFTAFFGISIPNFWFGIMLILVFAVDLGWLPSYYQTGRGIWTLANAKQLVLPIIVLSTGAIAGNMRYSRAEALEYVHADFVKTARAKGADDWRVLVRHIFRPALVPLMTILVADILGLLFAGAYITEVVFQIPGLGLLSYRAIIQQDTALVMATTLVPVFIAIVGNLVQDIAYTVLDPRIDYGDR encoded by the coding sequence ATGAGCATGCACTGGTACGTCGCTCGCCGCGTCGCGTGGGCGGTGGTCGCGACGTATCTCATCTTGACGATTACGTTCGGCCTCCTCGCCGTCGCACCGGGCGACGGACAGACAGCCTTCGCGTTCGAGGCTGCGTCCGAGGGTGGAGACGTCGACGAGGCCCGAGAGACGTTCGACGAGATAACCGGCCGCGACGAACCGCTGCTGACGCGATACACGAACTACATGGTGAACATGGCGACGTTCAACTGGGGGTGGTCGTTCACGCGTAATCAGACCGTGATGGACGCGCTGGCGTCGGCGTATCCTTACTCACTGATGTACGCCGTGCCAGCGACGCTCATCTCCATCGTCTTCGGGTACGGTATCGGCCTGTACTCGGCCACACACCAGTACACACTAACCGACTATCTCGGGACGTTCACGGCGTTCTTCGGCATCAGCATCCCGAACTTCTGGTTCGGTATCATGCTCATCTTGGTGTTCGCCGTCGACCTGGGGTGGTTGCCCAGTTACTACCAGACGGGGAGAGGCATCTGGACGCTGGCGAACGCCAAACAACTGGTGTTGCCCATCATCGTCCTTTCGACGGGTGCCATCGCCGGCAACATGCGATACTCCCGCGCCGAGGCACTGGAGTACGTCCACGCCGACTTCGTGAAGACGGCGCGAGCGAAAGGCGCGGACGACTGGCGCGTCCTCGTCAGGCACATCTTCAGACCGGCGCTCGTCCCGCTCATGACCATCCTCGTCGCCGACATCCTCGGCCTCCTCTTCGCCGGGGCGTACATCACGGAGGTGGTCTTCCAGATTCCGGGTCTCGGGTTGTTGAGTTACAGAGCCATCATCCAACAGGACACGGCGCTCGTCATGGCGACGACGCTCGTCCCGGTGTTCATCGCCATCGTCGGCAACCTCGTTCAGGACATCGCCTACACGGTGTTGGACCCACGAATCGACTACGGTGACCGCTGA
- a CDS encoding ABC transporter substrate-binding protein, whose translation MASGNKVQFDRRSLLRALGAGGLAGVAGCTQGSDDGTPSTDGGDGGGGSDSTDTPSSDLGDTLVGPDGEQVSLSMVYSTGSETTKTIAQFMQQEYGKMGIDVELTGVPFNTMLSKYAQNTYTPDDGEERTSFNAGPRDEATSQEQWDLMLGIGFNSYPRTPTAIRPFWTSEEKRQQSTVNFYGYRPSEDIAGMLDQASKETDDARRQSILANVFGVLSHDQPVNFYEFSVDLNGFQSDIQGIDPGPSIGYNYQQYFRGESGASPSITGAYNVGAGTDAKTLNPIRINDTSSASRLGLALDGAYSLDNDNNVVPLWVESIDTDDKQNYEFTLRDNLQWGAGYGQMTADDWVYYIREVHQAEDNWAGDVNQSDWFSGEDPIPVEKTGELSFEVQLPEVDPAFVMKPIMWGANCLPKGLVEQYRDVEDGGEKLNQSTEIQEITYSGNLGPYTFERWDRESVFVASRNEDYYRRDVEGYDGTPYFEEYKYQVFGEESTRLSAFETGEVSATGIPSSKATKFEDLESTKVIQTPNAFCSILAYNQRANGWDQLRTREVRYALSVGVNKQTIVENIDRGYAEVAHTHQPEFSEWFDDSKVENTGVGENYGAAKAKQLLADNLSGDYAFE comes from the coding sequence ATGGCATCCGGTAACAAGGTCCAATTCGATAGGCGGTCGCTGTTGCGTGCCCTCGGAGCGGGTGGTCTCGCAGGTGTCGCAGGGTGTACCCAAGGGTCGGACGATGGGACGCCGTCGACAGACGGTGGCGACGGTGGTGGTGGGTCTGATTCGACGGACACGCCGTCTTCCGACCTCGGCGATACGTTGGTCGGTCCCGACGGTGAGCAAGTCTCGCTCAGCATGGTGTACAGCACGGGCAGTGAGACGACGAAGACCATCGCCCAGTTCATGCAACAGGAGTACGGGAAGATGGGTATCGACGTCGAGTTGACGGGTGTTCCGTTCAACACGATGCTGTCGAAGTACGCCCAGAACACCTACACACCAGACGACGGTGAAGAACGCACGTCGTTCAACGCCGGGCCGCGAGACGAGGCCACGAGTCAAGAACAGTGGGACCTCATGCTCGGCATCGGGTTCAACTCGTATCCGCGGACTCCCACCGCGATTCGTCCGTTCTGGACGAGCGAGGAGAAGCGACAGCAGTCGACGGTCAACTTCTACGGCTACCGTCCGAGCGAAGATATCGCCGGGATGCTGGACCAGGCCTCGAAAGAGACCGACGACGCGAGGCGGCAGTCCATTCTCGCGAACGTCTTCGGCGTGCTCAGCCACGACCAACCGGTCAACTTCTACGAGTTCTCTGTGGACCTCAACGGATTCCAGAGCGACATCCAGGGAATCGACCCCGGTCCAAGCATCGGCTACAACTACCAGCAGTACTTCCGTGGCGAGTCTGGTGCGTCGCCGTCGATTACGGGCGCGTACAACGTCGGTGCCGGCACGGACGCGAAGACACTCAACCCAATCCGCATCAACGACACCTCCTCTGCAAGTCGTCTCGGTCTGGCTCTGGACGGCGCGTACTCGCTCGACAACGACAACAACGTCGTCCCGTTGTGGGTCGAATCTATCGACACCGACGACAAGCAGAACTACGAGTTCACGCTCCGCGACAACCTCCAGTGGGGCGCAGGCTACGGGCAGATGACCGCCGACGACTGGGTGTACTACATCCGGGAAGTCCACCAAGCCGAAGACAACTGGGCGGGTGACGTGAACCAGTCCGACTGGTTCAGCGGCGAAGACCCCATCCCGGTCGAGAAGACTGGAGAACTGAGTTTCGAAGTACAACTCCCCGAAGTCGACCCGGCGTTCGTGATGAAACCCATCATGTGGGGTGCGAACTGTCTGCCGAAGGGTCTCGTCGAACAGTACCGCGATGTGGAAGACGGCGGTGAAAAGCTCAACCAGTCGACGGAGATTCAGGAGATAACCTACTCCGGAAACCTCGGCCCGTACACGTTCGAGCGCTGGGACCGCGAATCGGTGTTCGTCGCCTCCCGAAACGAGGACTACTACCGCCGCGACGTGGAGGGGTACGACGGAACCCCATACTTCGAGGAGTACAAGTACCAGGTGTTCGGCGAAGAGTCGACGCGACTGTCGGCGTTCGAGACGGGTGAGGTCAGCGCGACGGGCATCCCCTCGTCGAAGGCAACGAAGTTCGAGGACCTCGAGTCGACGAAAGTCATCCAGACGCCGAACGCGTTCTGTTCGATTCTCGCGTACAACCAGCGTGCCAACGGGTGGGACCAACTGCGCACACGAGAGGTTCGGTACGCGCTCTCTGTGGGCGTGAACAAACAGACCATCGTCGAGAACATCGACCGTGGATACGCCGAAGTCGCTCACACGCACCAACCCGAGTTCTCCGAGTGGTTCGACGACTCGAAAGTCGAAAATACCGGCGTCGGAGAGAACTACGGGGCGGCGAAAGCCAAGCAACTGCTCGCCGACAACCTCTCAGGCGACTACGCCTTCGAGTGA
- the hpt gene encoding hypoxanthine/guanine phosphoribosyltransferase — protein MDQLRQSLLDAPIIEKGDYEYFVHPISDGVPMLKPGLLREIVIKIIRKADLEDVDKIVTPAAMGIHISTAVSLMTDIPLVVIRKREYGLDGEVSLHQQTGYSEGDMFINDVNEGDRVLVLDDVLSTGGTMKAVLDALDHIGADVVDTVAIIKKAGPNELDDTDHHVKTLINVTVEDGEVVIVDEHGDD, from the coding sequence ATGGACCAGTTGCGTCAGTCCCTTCTCGACGCGCCGATCATCGAAAAAGGCGATTACGAGTACTTCGTCCACCCAATCAGCGACGGAGTGCCGATGCTGAAGCCCGGGCTTCTGCGCGAAATCGTCATCAAAATCATCCGAAAGGCCGACCTCGAAGACGTCGACAAAATCGTCACACCGGCCGCCATGGGCATCCACATCTCCACTGCAGTCTCGCTCATGACGGACATCCCACTCGTCGTCATCCGAAAGCGCGAGTACGGCCTCGACGGTGAGGTCTCCCTCCACCAGCAGACCGGCTACTCCGAGGGCGACATGTTCATCAACGACGTGAACGAGGGCGACCGCGTGCTCGTTCTCGACGACGTGCTCTCGACCGGCGGCACGATGAAGGCAGTCCTCGACGCGCTCGACCACATCGGCGCCGACGTCGTCGACACCGTCGCCATCATCAAGAAGGCGGGTCCGAACGAACTCGACGACACGGACCACCACGTCAAGACGCTCATCAACGTGACCGTCGAAGATGGTGAAGTCGTCATCGTCGACGAACACGGCGACGACTAA
- a CDS encoding winged helix-turn-helix domain-containing protein, protein MDGSVASTELLDVLGDTESRALLVALRRESQSAKELGETVNLSLPTVYRRLDRLGEHGLVASTTEVRSDGTHYRQYECTFDQTTVSLSADGFCVDLSVDEVRPGGEQARETTIGRSPPADE, encoded by the coding sequence ATGGATGGAAGCGTTGCGAGTACCGAACTGCTCGATGTCCTCGGGGATACCGAGTCGAGGGCGTTGCTTGTCGCCCTCCGCCGAGAATCGCAGTCTGCGAAGGAACTCGGCGAGACGGTCAACCTGTCGCTTCCAACGGTCTACCGGCGACTCGACAGATTAGGTGAACACGGCCTCGTCGCGTCGACGACAGAGGTCCGGTCTGATGGAACTCACTACCGCCAGTACGAGTGTACGTTCGACCAGACCACAGTCTCGCTGTCTGCCGATGGATTTTGCGTCGATCTCTCGGTAGACGAGGTCCGACCCGGTGGCGAGCAAGCGAGAGAAACAACGATTGGCCGTAGCCCTCCTGCCGACGAGTGA
- the mbhE gene encoding hydrogen gas-evolving membrane-bound hydrogenase subunit E, whose translation MQPTPEVVLAVVFLPFLAAAFTPAVYRLLGERTAYFAAAVALVTLGLVTDQYLAGAHGTVSFDWIPSLGISLAFYVDGLALLISFLASGVGVLILTYSGGYMHGEPGQAKYYATLLAFMGSMLGVALAGDLVALFVFWELTSLSSFILIGHYTDEEASQYAARKSMLITVSGGLFMLVGFVLLVWASGQTMAIEGTTYSIPLLIENAGAIREVLTASGLFVPVLVLIGLGAATKSAQVPFHVWLPNAMEAPTPVSAFLHSATMVKAGVYLVGRVRPLFLAENAAVLGDWTLIFAVLGLLTMTVAAILAVSATDIKELLAYSTASHLGLIIGAFGFANSYGAEAGAFHILNHASFKAALFLVAGIIAHEAGTRQIDKLGGLRKHLPITAVIAVVASLSMAGLPPFNGFYSKELLFEATYYAAKDAGGIAWLFPAVAVFGSIFTFLYSIKFASLFFGDEPDGLGHVHRPPLAMLVPPAILGALVLAISAAPNFFIDALIGSVFGDVSPGEAHSFSVHFPTELTPYVIMSIITIVAGAISFPFYDRIHDAINAILRGPVRANWWYDNFVEGLTSTSIAVTPKIQTGLLRTYATWGFFAFVALALGGYAAAGVSLPAFSGFSVTLPIVLVLLVALVGAFAVDIAPSHVAGVLTLSIVGFMVAIFYILADAPDLALTQLVVETLVLVIFLLVLDRLPAFYGDAPDRFVSLRDGVLSVAVGATVFITVLLSTNASPDPLLKEFLAARAGVPAEHGPFFADFGGGSNIVNVILVDFRGIDTMGEISVVVMASLAILTLIRMRGRGETQ comes from the coding sequence GTGCAACCCACACCGGAAGTCGTCCTCGCAGTCGTCTTCCTGCCGTTTCTCGCCGCGGCGTTCACCCCGGCCGTGTATCGGTTGCTGGGTGAACGCACGGCGTACTTCGCGGCCGCCGTCGCGCTGGTCACACTCGGCCTCGTGACGGACCAGTATCTCGCGGGGGCGCATGGAACCGTGTCGTTCGACTGGATTCCCTCGCTCGGCATCTCGCTGGCGTTCTACGTAGATGGGTTGGCCTTACTCATCTCCTTCCTCGCCAGCGGTGTCGGCGTGCTTATCCTCACCTACTCTGGGGGCTACATGCACGGCGAACCGGGCCAGGCGAAATACTACGCGACGCTGTTGGCATTTATGGGTTCGATGCTCGGAGTGGCCCTCGCGGGCGACCTCGTCGCCCTGTTCGTCTTCTGGGAACTGACGAGCCTCTCGTCGTTCATCCTCATCGGTCACTACACCGACGAGGAAGCCTCCCAGTACGCCGCTCGGAAGTCGATGCTCATCACCGTCTCCGGTGGCCTGTTCATGCTGGTCGGATTCGTCCTCCTCGTGTGGGCGTCCGGCCAGACCATGGCTATCGAGGGGACGACCTACAGCATCCCGCTCCTCATCGAGAACGCTGGTGCAATCAGAGAGGTTCTGACCGCATCTGGGCTGTTCGTCCCCGTCCTCGTCCTCATCGGACTCGGGGCGGCGACGAAGTCCGCACAGGTCCCGTTCCACGTGTGGCTTCCGAACGCGATGGAGGCACCGACGCCGGTCTCGGCGTTCCTCCACTCCGCGACGATGGTCAAAGCGGGCGTCTACCTCGTCGGTCGAGTCCGCCCGCTGTTCCTCGCTGAGAACGCAGCTGTTCTCGGCGACTGGACGCTCATCTTCGCGGTTCTCGGACTGCTCACGATGACTGTCGCGGCCATCCTCGCGGTGAGCGCGACGGACATCAAGGAACTGCTCGCGTACTCGACAGCGTCACACCTCGGACTCATCATCGGCGCCTTCGGGTTCGCCAACAGTTACGGTGCCGAGGCAGGTGCGTTCCACATCCTGAACCACGCGAGTTTCAAAGCCGCACTGTTCCTCGTGGCCGGTATCATCGCCCACGAGGCCGGAACCCGGCAAATCGACAAGCTCGGAGGGCTCCGCAAACACCTCCCGATTACGGCAGTCATCGCCGTCGTCGCGTCGCTCTCGATGGCGGGTCTGCCACCGTTCAACGGCTTCTACTCGAAGGAGTTGCTGTTCGAGGCGACCTACTACGCCGCCAAAGACGCAGGCGGTATCGCGTGGCTCTTCCCGGCTGTCGCGGTGTTCGGGAGCATCTTCACGTTCCTCTACTCCATCAAGTTCGCCTCGCTGTTCTTCGGTGACGAACCCGATGGATTAGGACACGTCCACCGCCCACCGCTGGCGATGCTCGTTCCACCAGCCATCCTCGGTGCCCTCGTGCTCGCCATCTCGGCCGCGCCGAACTTCTTCATCGACGCGCTCATCGGCTCGGTGTTCGGCGATGTCAGCCCCGGTGAAGCGCACTCGTTCTCGGTGCACTTCCCCACGGAACTGACGCCGTACGTTATCATGAGTATCATCACCATCGTCGCCGGTGCGATTTCGTTCCCGTTCTACGACCGCATCCACGACGCGATTAACGCGATTCTGCGCGGCCCCGTTCGCGCGAACTGGTGGTACGACAACTTCGTCGAAGGGCTGACCTCGACCAGTATCGCAGTCACGCCGAAGATTCAGACCGGCCTCCTGCGCACCTACGCGACGTGGGGCTTCTTCGCATTCGTCGCACTCGCGCTGGGTGGATACGCCGCAGCAGGCGTGTCGCTCCCTGCGTTTAGTGGCTTCAGCGTCACGCTCCCTATCGTGCTCGTCCTCTTGGTCGCGCTCGTCGGAGCGTTCGCAGTCGACATCGCACCGTCGCACGTCGCTGGTGTGCTGACGCTCTCGATCGTCGGCTTCATGGTCGCAATCTTCTACATCCTCGCCGACGCGCCCGACCTCGCGCTGACGCAACTCGTCGTCGAGACACTCGTGTTGGTCATCTTCCTGCTCGTCTTGGACCGCTTACCAGCGTTCTACGGCGACGCACCCGACCGATTCGTCTCTCTGCGCGACGGTGTCCTGTCGGTCGCCGTCGGTGCGACGGTGTTCATCACCGTTCTGCTCTCGACGAACGCATCGCCCGACCCACTCCTGAAAGAGTTCCTCGCCGCTCGTGCGGGCGTTCCCGCCGAACACGGACCGTTCTTCGCCGACTTCGGTGGCGGGTCGAACATCGTCAACGTCATCCTCGTCGACTTCCGCGGTATCGATACCATGGGCGAGATTTCGGTCGTCGTGATGGCGTCGCTCGCCATCTTGACGTTGATTCGTATGCGTGGCCGGGGTGAGACCCAATGA
- a CDS encoding MnhB domain-containing protein: MSRSSGQTTVISQTVARIVVPIILVTAIALLFRGHNLPGGGFIGAVLAVAAFALVYVIFGLDYLQREILGISPDGSGSHRLVESYRWMASIGLAIAVLSSLAPLAYGLPFLTQGVLFLEHLPLYGELEVASAFAFDLGVFFAVVGGLLTIVGEVGNE; encoded by the coding sequence ATGAGCCGGTCGTCCGGTCAAACGACGGTCATCTCTCAGACCGTCGCGCGCATCGTCGTCCCCATCATTCTGGTGACGGCTATCGCGCTCCTCTTCCGCGGGCACAACCTGCCCGGTGGGGGATTCATCGGCGCCGTCCTCGCAGTCGCCGCGTTCGCGCTGGTGTACGTCATCTTCGGACTCGACTATCTCCAGCGTGAAATCCTCGGCATCTCACCAGACGGGTCTGGCAGTCACCGACTCGTCGAGAGCTATCGCTGGATGGCGTCGATCGGCCTCGCAATCGCCGTCCTGTCGAGTCTCGCACCGCTCGCGTACGGGTTGCCGTTCCTGACGCAGGGAGTGCTCTTCTTGGAGCACCTCCCGCTCTACGGTGAACTCGAAGTCGCGAGCGCGTTCGCGTTCGACCTCGGCGTCTTCTTCGCAGTCGTCGGTGGACTTCTCACCATCGTCGGGGAGGTGGGCAACGAATGA
- a CDS encoding sodium:proton antiporter, producing the protein MTEVFLAGVLGVLFSIGTYLVLRRDVVRVVWGISIISQSANVYLVTMGGFDGLGPILSGHGGGGAAPTDPLVQALVLTAIVIGFGTTALALVLTYRVYEEHGTIDMYELGGSQ; encoded by the coding sequence ATGACCGAAGTCTTCCTCGCGGGCGTCCTCGGCGTCCTCTTCAGCATCGGCACGTACCTCGTCCTTCGGCGCGACGTCGTTCGTGTCGTCTGGGGTATCAGCATCATCAGCCAATCGGCGAACGTCTACCTCGTCACCATGGGTGGGTTCGACGGACTCGGGCCCATCCTCTCCGGACACGGCGGCGGTGGAGCAGCACCGACCGACCCGCTCGTGCAGGCGCTGGTGCTCACCGCCATCGTCATCGGGTTCGGGACGACGGCACTCGCCCTCGTCTTGACCTACCGGGTGTACGAGGAACACGGAACTATCGACATGTACGAACTCGGAGGGAGCCAATGA